TCGTCCATCGACTCAATCGCCTCGGTGGGACCGTTGCTGGTGCCGGGTCGGTCGAAGAATGCCAGGACGTCGTCAGCGCGTTTAGCCAGCGTCCGGCCCAGCTTTCCCAGCTCGACGAGGGCGTCCGGGGCCTTCGCGCTGAGTGCCGCGATGACCTTCTCCATCATCGTTCTGGCTCGGACCCGGTCGGCTTCTCGATAGGCGGCGATCATGGCCTGGGAGATCTCCCAGGTCGCCTCGACCGCGGCGTGCTTCTCACTGCTGAACAGACTGCTGAGGCGCTCGCTCTGCCGCTCGGTAAGGAACTTGGACCCGGTGTGGAGAGTGCGGCGGGCCTTGTAGAGCGGGTCGTCCTTACGGCCTCTGCGCTGGTGGAGCTGCTGCTGGATCCGGCGCCGACAGTCATCCAGAGCGTCCCCGGCGAGGCGGACGACGTGGAACGGATCCATCACCGCGACCGCGCCGGGCAGGGCCTCGCTGGTGGCGGTCTTGAACCCGGAGAACCCGTCCATCGCGACGACCTCGATATGGTCCTTCCACGCCTCGGGGCGGGCCTCCAGCCAAGCCTTGAACGCTGCTTTGAAACGTCTCTCGAGCATGTCCAGCAGCCTCGCCGGCCCGGTCTTGTCCCTGATGGGGGTGAGGTCGATGATCACGGTGACGTACTTGTCGCCGCGGCGGGTGTGGCGCCAGACATGCTCATCGACGCCGATCACGCGAACGCCGTCGAAGCGGGCCGGGTCATCGATGAGCAGTCGTTTCCCCTCGGCCAAGACGGCGTCGTTCGCGGTGTGCCAGGCCACGCCCAGCCCAGCGGCGACCCGCGCGATCGAAAGGTGATCGATGACCAGGGCCTCCAGCGCCCACCGCATCCCGCCACGGGAGAGCTTCGCCCGCTCGGCCGCTGCAGCGGTGATGTCCTCGCGCCAGCGGTACCCGCAGTGGTCACACAGGTAACGGCGGATCCGCACCAGCAGCGTCGTGGGACGGTGACCGAACGGCTCCTGCGCCAGGTCCGCGAGATGGAGCCCCGCGAGGTCGAGAGTGCTCCGCAGGCGCGGCACCATGGATCCTCCTCGGCGACCCGGCATTCCAGCACCGCTCGGTGGGCCGTGAGTCTTTGGCCGACCACGACCAGACCGAGTTCCTCGAGCCGGGTGAAGGTCGTCAGGTCGGGGCTGTCGAAGGTAGCGTTGGGCACGTCGAGGTCTTCCTGATGGCGAGCGTGAGAACTTCCATCTTCGGGAGACCTCGGCGTCTATCCCGGCACCGGCGCGCCCGGCCCGTGCCCCGCAGCTACCCTCTCAGCTGCGAAGAGCCTCAAAAACGTGCTCACCAGCCCTAATATCCTCAGGACGGCTGCGAACCGCTCTCAACCTGTGCAAGTCAGGAGGGAGGGGGCAGCACGCTGTTCACGGCGTCGCGTGTCCAGATCCGCTCCCGGATCCCGACACCGTCGAGATCCCCACCTCCACCAGGACATGAAGAACCCCCGTCACCTGCCGCAGCAGGTGACGGCGGCTTCCTCCGAGTGGGGGCGTTCAGCCTTGGGCGGCCTCCTGCTCGAGCCAGCTGCGCTTCCAGTCCTCAAGTTCGTCCAGGGACCAGTGGCCGTAGCCGATCCAGGTGACACCGCCGGATCCCCCAACGATGCCGCCGTCTGCGTTCGTGACGAGGCTTGGGGCGACGGGATCGGAGTGATTGCGCCGCGCCATCATGCTCTTGTGCAGCGTGCGCTGATCAGAACGCGGGATCGCGTCGATCGGGAAGTCGTCTCCGGGATAGACGCCGCGCGCCTTGGCTGCTTCGCTCAGACGCCTGGCTTCGAGATGGGTTTGCAGTTCACGCAGCAGATTCTTCGAGTGGGCATCGGGATCGTTCCTCTCCACATCCATCTGGTAGGCCTCCCAATCCATGTAGATCTGCTCATCCATGACCGCCGGCGGGGTCTTGCCCTCCCAGCGCTTCCGGCGGGCCTCTCGCACCTTCTCGCCCTTCAGGGCCTTCGTCTCCCTGCTCTCGATTCGTCGGTCCCTGCCGGTGACGTGGACCAGACTGTCGAAAGCCGCCTCGAGACCCAGGAGGGTCAGGAGCAGGCCCGTGATGACGAGATCGGTGTCGGTCGGGTGGAGGTAGCTCTCCCCGACGAACATCAGGATCAGCCCGAGCGCGGCGGCAATCAGCCCCAGAGGCATGTTGATCAGCGGGACCGGCCGCACCAGGAGCAGGACGAACGTCGCGAAGAGCGCGGTCAGGAACGAGCTGTCCATCTCGACGCTCTGCGCCGACATTGCGATCCAGATGATGCCGCACGCGAGAGCGCGGGGGTAGAGCTGAAGGATCCACTTATCCTCGGGAATGGATTCACCGCGGAGCGGGTAGATCCGGATCAAGAGGTTGCGGAGACGACCCCACGCGATCACCGCGACCGCTGCTACTGCGACGTTCTGAGCTGTATGCGGTGAAGGCTCGATGTCGTTCATGCCCGAGAACCACATGAAGAAATAGATGACGACGGCCAGCTTGAGGAGCCAGTAGACGGGGGCGGAGCGAATAGCTCGAACAAGCCGCAAAGTGCTCTCGTTTCTGTGAAGCGGTCCATCGAAAAGTGTCCGACAGGCGGCATCTTAGCCACTCATGAGGGCGGCTTCACGACGGGGGGATCCCTTCGAGGGAGACGACTGCACGAAGAGCGACTCCGTCTGGCGCGTCCGACGAGCGCGAGATCAGTCGTGACACCTCTTGGAGCTAAGCCTGCCGAACTTGCCGCCCCTCGCGCGCCGACAACCTAGTCAACTTGAACCTGGGGGTTCCGCGTGTCGCTCTTTAACACCATCGGGCTGATCAATCCCCCTAACAGGAGCGCGCCCCGCCCGAGCTCCCGAGGGGGTCGCTCCACCACCAGCTGTCGTAGCCCCAGTCCCCCTCGCCTAGGTGTATGAGGTCATGACGTTGTCGACACCGGGGTGCGATCGGTGGGCAGGTCGCGGCAGCCGAGCTCGGTCACCAACCGCACGGTCCCCGGTCATAGAAGTCGCCCGCCCGGCCGGTCGGCGTTCTCGAGCACTTGCCGGGCAGCTCCCTCGGCGGTTACCAACGTGTCCGCCACACCTGCTCGCAGCGCCGCAACGACAGCATGCGATCGTTCTGCACGGGCGACGACCACGACATTCTCGCGGGTGGCGCGGAGTCTTTCGAGGGGTACGGCGAGGCAGCATGCGGTGACGGCGGGGGCGACGGTTTTGCCCTCCCTGTCGATCAGGTGACCGCAGAATTCGGCGACGGCACCCTCCCGCGTGGCCCGCTGGCGCAGTCCCTCATCGAGGGCTGGGGCGTCGAACACATTGGACTCCCCTGCTTCCCAGGAGCCGATGGTGATCAGGGCGAGCCTCAGCCGGTCCCAGGTGGCAAAGGCCCGCACCAGGCTCGGATGCTGCTGCTTCTCCGCGGCGAGCGCAGCAGTAGGCTGCACCATCGGCTCATAGACCGGGCGCACCTTCTGCTCGGTCATCCGGGCAGCCCGCCGCACCGTCTCCACGGAGCTGTCGGAGACACTGCCGGGCGCGGTGAGTCCGGTGAGCTGGACGACCTCACTGCGGGGCAGCCGACGGATCGCGGAGACGACCCGGTTGACTGTGTATCCGCAGGCGAGGCCGACGACATCCCCCGCCTCGGCACTGTCCTCGATCGCATCTGCGGCGGCGCGCTCAAGGGCTGGCCGGCCGCCCTCATCCGGTGTCACCAGCACCCGCCCCACCCCGTGCACCCGGCCCAGCTCCGCCAGTTCCCGGGAGAGACCCGAATCGAGGCCGGGCGGGTCGGCGATGCGGATGTCCACCCAGCCCTGTTCCCGAGCGGCCTGCATCAGCCTGCCGGCGCGGAACCGGCTGATACTGAGCTCGGCCGCGATCTCGGTGAGCGACCGGCCGTCCACCAGATGCGCTCTGGCGACCTCGATTGCCTGCAGTGCACTCCAGGTGTCCATCGGCCCTCCCTCGCGAATAGCCCGTGCCGTGCCTCGAAGGCTATCCCTCGCGGATCCTTTGTGCCCCAGCCCACACCCCCGGTGCTCATCCGAGCGCAGGACGGTGCGGCTCGGCCCGATTCGATTGACGCCAACACCTACGGATCTGGATGCTCGAAAGCACCCCCCAGCGCTGTGAGCGCCCATCCGTCGAAGGAGACAGACATGACCGGCACCGCCACCCCCACCGCGGGTCCGCAGGACACCTCCGCGAGCACCGGGGAGACGACCATGCAAGCCGCGTACCTGCCCGGCGGATCGCGGACCGAGCTGCACAGTGTCCCGATCCCGGAGCCCGGCCGCGGCCAGGTCCTCCTCGAGGTGCGCGCCTCGACCATCTGCGGTAGCGACCTCCGCGCTATCTACCGCGAGCACCTGGGATCCGGCCCCGAGGCCTACCAGGGCGTAATCGGCGGGCATGAGCCCTGCGGACGAGTCGTCGCCGTGGGCGAGGACGTCCAGGCCACCGCCGTCGGCGACCGCCGCGTTGTCTACCACATCTCCGGATGCGGTCTCTGCGAGGAGTGCCGCCGCGGATACCCCATCGGCTGCCTCTCGCCCCGCCGCGCCGCCTACGGCTGGCAGCGGGACGGCGGCCACGCCGAGTACCTGCTGGCCGAGGAGAAGGACCTCCTCTCCCTGCCGGACTCCCTCACCTACCTCGACGGCGCCTGCGTCGCCTGCGGCTTCGGCACCGCCTACGAGGCATTGCGCCGGGCCGACGTCACCGGCGCCGACACCGTCCTGGTCGTCGGGCTCGGCCCCGTCGGCCTCGCCACCGGGATGCTAGCCCGCGCTCTGGGCTCCACGACCGTCGTCGGCACCGATCCCTCCCCCGACCGCCGGGCGCAGGCGCTCGAGCTCGACGCTGTCGACCACGCCGTGGAGGCCGCCGACCTCCCCGGACTGCTCGGGGACGGCGCGCACGTGGCACTGGACTGTTCGGGTAGCGGGGCCGGCCAGTCCACCGCCCTGCGGAGTACTCGCCGCTGGGGCCGCACCGTGCTGGTGGGAGAGGGCGGCACGCTCACCACAGACGTCTCCGCGGAGCTGATCCACCGGCAGATCACTCTGCACGGCTCCTGGGTCTCGAGCATCCACCACATGCGTGAGCTGCTCGAAAACCTCGACCGCTGGGGCCTGCACCCCGAGAAGATCGTCACCCACGCCTTCCCCCTCGCCCAGGTCGACGAGGCATACCGGACCGCGGACTCCGGTGTCGGGGGCAAGGTCGCCGTGGTGCGGAGCGACGACCGATGAGCTCTCCCATCGCGCCCGTCTCACTCCCCGTGCCCTCGCGGCCGGTCATCCTCCTCGAGAAGTTGGGGCTCTCCGTCCCCTGTTGGTCGGCTACCTGGCCGTGCTGCTGTTTATGATCGGCGACAACATCGAGTCCCCATGGACCCGGTGAGCGGTCAGGTGACAGTCTTGCCGGCGCGGAACCGACCGAGTTCACGCTTCATCGTCCGCACCCGATCGAGGTGATGGGTGCCAAGCTTGGCTGCCACAGCCGTGGCAAGGATGTCGATGACGACGAGGCCGGCGAGACGGCTGACTGTGGGGGTGAACACCTCTGTGTCCTCATAGGTCTTGGCGATGAGCGCCACGTCGCAGTACGGCACCAGGGGTGTTTGACCCCCGGTGAGGCCGATAACGGTTGCTCCGTACCGTCTCGCCAGCTCAGCGACCTCGAGCACGATCTCCGTGTTGCCGGTGTTGGAGATGATGAAAAAGACCGAGCCTGGCTCACACATGGACGCTGCCATGAATTGCTGATGCGCATCGGTCGGTGCGGAGCAGGGCACTCCGAACAGTCCGGATTTCTGCTCGGCATCTTGGGCGATGATGCTCGAGGCGCCGAATCCGATGAACGTCACCGACGTCGCGGCGACCAGATGGTCGACGGCCAGGGCCAATGCCGCGGCATCGTAGGTCTTACGGGCCCGGTCAAGGCTACTGATGGTGTGGTCAAAGACCTTTTGCGCCATGATCTCCACAGAGTCGCCGGCTTCGATCCCCGAGTACGTGACCGGAACCCCCAGCGCGAGGACCTTCGCGAGGTCAAGCTTGAATGCCTGGAACCCGTCATATCCGAGCCGCAGCGCAAAACGCATCACTGTGGGCTCGGAGACGCCAGCGGCCTCTGCCACCGCGACCATCGTAGACCCGAGGATGTCCGCCGGAGACTCCAGTACGAGCTTGGCGACCTTCTGCTCAGACTTCCGCATCGTCG
The window above is part of the Brachybacterium vulturis genome. Proteins encoded here:
- a CDS encoding sugar-binding transcriptional regulator — encoded protein: MDTWSALQAIEVARAHLVDGRSLTEIAAELSISRFRAGRLMQAAREQGWVDIRIADPPGLDSGLSRELAELGRVHGVGRVLVTPDEGGRPALERAAADAIEDSAEAGDVVGLACGYTVNRVVSAIRRLPRSEVVQLTGLTAPGSVSDSSVETVRRAARMTEQKVRPVYEPMVQPTAALAAEKQQHPSLVRAFATWDRLRLALITIGSWEAGESNVFDAPALDEGLRQRATREGAVAEFCGHLIDREGKTVAPAVTACCLAVPLERLRATRENVVVVARAERSHAVVAALRAGVADTLVTAEGAARQVLENADRPGGRLL
- a CDS encoding zinc-dependent alcohol dehydrogenase family protein codes for the protein MTGTATPTAGPQDTSASTGETTMQAAYLPGGSRTELHSVPIPEPGRGQVLLEVRASTICGSDLRAIYREHLGSGPEAYQGVIGGHEPCGRVVAVGEDVQATAVGDRRVVYHISGCGLCEECRRGYPIGCLSPRRAAYGWQRDGGHAEYLLAEEKDLLSLPDSLTYLDGACVACGFGTAYEALRRADVTGADTVLVVGLGPVGLATGMLARALGSTTVVGTDPSPDRRAQALELDAVDHAVEAADLPGLLGDGAHVALDCSGSGAGQSTALRSTRRWGRTVLVGEGGTLTTDVSAELIHRQITLHGSWVSSIHHMRELLENLDRWGLHPEKIVTHAFPLAQVDEAYRTADSGVGGKVAVVRSDDR
- a CDS encoding SIS domain-containing protein; translation: MTTHDSTTTRYVEGFSVFERLRQEMSTMRKSEQKVAKLVLESPADILGSTMVAVAEAAGVSEPTVMRFALRLGYDGFQAFKLDLAKVLALGVPVTYSGIEAGDSVEIMAQKVFDHTISSLDRARKTYDAAALALAVDHLVAATSVTFIGFGASSIIAQDAEQKSGLFGVPCSAPTDAHQQFMAASMCEPGSVFFIISNTGNTEIVLEVAELARRYGATVIGLTGGQTPLVPYCDVALIAKTYEDTEVFTPTVSRLAGLVVIDILATAVAAKLGTHHLDRVRTMKRELGRFRAGKTVT